A single window of Narcine bancroftii isolate sNarBan1 chromosome 1, sNarBan1.hap1, whole genome shotgun sequence DNA harbors:
- the slc52a2 gene encoding solute carrier family 52, riboflavin transporter, member 2 isoform X1 produces MAGRLRKGCGRSQRATSCLRDRRMDNTTMRGVFFTHLLVVLFGMGSWLSVNSLWVELPVVTKSLPEGWSLPAYLTVLIALSNVGPLFVTLAHRCSPGLLNERWIIYSIQSLGVVSSVALALWWDRTVLIGGAQRSVAYLTLTFILAAVCCTSNVTFLPFMFHLPSKFIRSFFVGQGFSALVPCLVALVQGVGQLECRNITDANGSHTIQPHYWEENFSATIFFWLQAVLMLVSLASFATLNWQTALRSRSREQGIGEESCQLSAECEQTQKPNPPFCTPSTVYLLSLLAVSNALTNGVLPSIQTYSCLPYGSTTFHLAVVLGNLANPLACFVAMFALWRSNIGLSVLALLGMLFGAYILTLAAFSPCPPLLGKSAGVALVVIAWMLFTGMFSYVKVSISSILHEGGHSALLWCGAAIQVGSLLGALLMFPLVSVYHLFTSGQPCLDTCSQ; encoded by the exons ATCGCAGGATGGACAATACGACCATGAGGGGTGTGTTCTTCACCCACCTGCTGGTGGTCCTGTTTGGGATGGGGTCGTGGCTTTCAGTGAATTCCCTGTGGGTGGAGCTTCCAGTGGTCACAAAGAGCCTGCCTGAAG GGTGGAGCTTGCCAGCGTACCTGACCGTGCTGATTGCTCTGTCGAACGTCGGTCCGCTCTTCGTCACCCTAGCCCACCGGTGTTCCCCAGGCCTGCTGAATGAGCGGTGGATCATCTACTCCATCCAGAGTTTGGGCGTGGTCTCCTCGGTGGCCCTGGCCCTCTGGTGGGATAGGACCGTGTTGATTGGCGGGGCGCAGCGCAGCGTGGCCTACCTGACCTTGACCTTCATCCTGGCCGCTGTCTGCTGCACCTCCAACGTCACCTTCCTGCCTTTCATGTTCCACCTCCCTTCCAAATTCATCAGGTCCTTCTTTGTGGGCCAGGGTTTCAGCGCCCTGGTGCCTTGCCTGGTCGCCCTAGTGCAGGGCGTTGGCCAGCTGGAATGCCGCAACATTACGGATGCCAACGGCTCACACACTATCCAGCCACACTACTGGGAGGAGAACTTCTCGGCCACCATTTTCTTCTGGCTTCAGGCAGTCTTAATGCTTGTCTCCTTGGCCTCCTTTGCTACCCTGAATTGGCAGACAGCCCTGAGGAGCCGATCTCGGGAGCAAGGTATAGGCGAAGAATCCTGTCAGCTCTCTGCTGAGTGTGAGCAAACCCAGAAACCGAACCCACCATTCTGCACTCCAAGCACTGTCTACCTGCTCAGCCTGCTGGCCGTGTCCAACGCCTTGACCAATGGAGTGCTGCCTTCCATACAGACCTATTCCTGCCTGCCCTACGGGAGCACCACCTTCCACCTGGCCGTGGTGCTCGGGAACCTTGCCAACCCCTTGGCTTGCTTCGTTGCCATGTTTGCCCTGTGGAG GTCGAATATTGGATTGAGtgtcctggcattgctggggatgCTGTTTGGAGCCTACATTTTGACATTGGCAGCCTTCAGTCCATGCCCTCCACTGCTGGGGAAGTCAGCGGGTGTTGCTTTGGTG GTGATCGCATGGATGCTGTTCACGGGCATGTTCTCCTACGTCAAGGTGTCAATCAGTAGCATTCTCCATGAAGGGGGTCACTCAGCCTTGCTGTGGTGCGGGGCTGCCATCCAGGTGGGCTCGTTGCTGGGAGCCCTGCTCATGTTCCCATTGGTCAGCGTGTACCACCTCTTCACCTCAGGACAGCCCTGTTTGGACACCTGCAGCCAGTGA
- the slc52a2 gene encoding solute carrier family 52, riboflavin transporter, member 2 isoform X2, whose amino-acid sequence MDNTTMRGVFFTHLLVVLFGMGSWLSVNSLWVELPVVTKSLPEGWSLPAYLTVLIALSNVGPLFVTLAHRCSPGLLNERWIIYSIQSLGVVSSVALALWWDRTVLIGGAQRSVAYLTLTFILAAVCCTSNVTFLPFMFHLPSKFIRSFFVGQGFSALVPCLVALVQGVGQLECRNITDANGSHTIQPHYWEENFSATIFFWLQAVLMLVSLASFATLNWQTALRSRSREQGIGEESCQLSAECEQTQKPNPPFCTPSTVYLLSLLAVSNALTNGVLPSIQTYSCLPYGSTTFHLAVVLGNLANPLACFVAMFALWRSNIGLSVLALLGMLFGAYILTLAAFSPCPPLLGKSAGVALVVIAWMLFTGMFSYVKVSISSILHEGGHSALLWCGAAIQVGSLLGALLMFPLVSVYHLFTSGQPCLDTCSQ is encoded by the exons ATGGACAATACGACCATGAGGGGTGTGTTCTTCACCCACCTGCTGGTGGTCCTGTTTGGGATGGGGTCGTGGCTTTCAGTGAATTCCCTGTGGGTGGAGCTTCCAGTGGTCACAAAGAGCCTGCCTGAAG GGTGGAGCTTGCCAGCGTACCTGACCGTGCTGATTGCTCTGTCGAACGTCGGTCCGCTCTTCGTCACCCTAGCCCACCGGTGTTCCCCAGGCCTGCTGAATGAGCGGTGGATCATCTACTCCATCCAGAGTTTGGGCGTGGTCTCCTCGGTGGCCCTGGCCCTCTGGTGGGATAGGACCGTGTTGATTGGCGGGGCGCAGCGCAGCGTGGCCTACCTGACCTTGACCTTCATCCTGGCCGCTGTCTGCTGCACCTCCAACGTCACCTTCCTGCCTTTCATGTTCCACCTCCCTTCCAAATTCATCAGGTCCTTCTTTGTGGGCCAGGGTTTCAGCGCCCTGGTGCCTTGCCTGGTCGCCCTAGTGCAGGGCGTTGGCCAGCTGGAATGCCGCAACATTACGGATGCCAACGGCTCACACACTATCCAGCCACACTACTGGGAGGAGAACTTCTCGGCCACCATTTTCTTCTGGCTTCAGGCAGTCTTAATGCTTGTCTCCTTGGCCTCCTTTGCTACCCTGAATTGGCAGACAGCCCTGAGGAGCCGATCTCGGGAGCAAGGTATAGGCGAAGAATCCTGTCAGCTCTCTGCTGAGTGTGAGCAAACCCAGAAACCGAACCCACCATTCTGCACTCCAAGCACTGTCTACCTGCTCAGCCTGCTGGCCGTGTCCAACGCCTTGACCAATGGAGTGCTGCCTTCCATACAGACCTATTCCTGCCTGCCCTACGGGAGCACCACCTTCCACCTGGCCGTGGTGCTCGGGAACCTTGCCAACCCCTTGGCTTGCTTCGTTGCCATGTTTGCCCTGTGGAG GTCGAATATTGGATTGAGtgtcctggcattgctggggatgCTGTTTGGAGCCTACATTTTGACATTGGCAGCCTTCAGTCCATGCCCTCCACTGCTGGGGAAGTCAGCGGGTGTTGCTTTGGTG GTGATCGCATGGATGCTGTTCACGGGCATGTTCTCCTACGTCAAGGTGTCAATCAGTAGCATTCTCCATGAAGGGGGTCACTCAGCCTTGCTGTGGTGCGGGGCTGCCATCCAGGTGGGCTCGTTGCTGGGAGCCCTGCTCATGTTCCCATTGGTCAGCGTGTACCACCTCTTCACCTCAGGACAGCCCTGTTTGGACACCTGCAGCCAGTGA